One region of Manis pentadactyla isolate mManPen7 chromosome 9, mManPen7.hap1, whole genome shotgun sequence genomic DNA includes:
- the LOC118911089 gene encoding olfactory receptor-like protein OLF2: protein MEGGNCSSLNEFLLLGISNNPGIKVTLFTTFLIVYLIILAANLGMIILIRMDSQLHMPMYFFLSHLSFSDLCYSTAVGPRMLVGFIAKNKSIPFYGCALQFLIVCMFVDCEYLLLAVMAFDRYKAISNPLLYTVNMSSTVCSLLMAGVYMVGMADALIHTTLTFRLCFCGSNEINHFFCDVPPLLLLSCSDTKVNELVIFIIFSFIELITLSGLFVSYCYIILAVIKIHSAEGRLKAFSTCTSHLTAVAIFQGTLLFMYFRPSSSYSLDQDKMTSLFYTLVIPMLNPLIYSLRNKDVKEALTKLKNKKWFH, encoded by the coding sequence ATGGAGGGAGGAAATTGTTCCTCCTTGAATGAATTCCTTCTCTTGGGAATTAGCAATAACCCTGGAATCAAAGTGACCCTCTTTACCACATTTCTAATTGTTTACCTCATTATCCTTGCGGCAAACCTTGGGATGATCATCTTAATTAGAATGGATTCCCAGCTGCACATGCCAATGTATTTTTTCCTGAGTCATCTTTCCTTCAGTGACCTCTGCTATTCTACGGCAGTTGGACCCAGGATGCTAGTAGGCTTCATTGCGAAGAACAAGTCAATTCCCTTCTATGGCTGTGCTCTGCAATTCTTGATTGTCTGTATGTTTGTGGACTGTGAGTATCTGCTGCTGGCGGTGATGGCGTTTGATCGGTACAAGGCCATTAGCAACCCCTTGCTCTATACGGTCAACATGTCCAGCACAGTGTGCTCCCTGCTCATGGCTGGGGTTTACATGGTGGGGATGGCGGATGCTCTGATACACACGACACTAACATTCCGCTTATGTTTCTGTGGGTCAAATGAGATtaaccatttcttctgtgatgtcCCTCCTCTCCTATTGCTCTCTTGCTCAGATACAAAGGTTAATGAGCTAGTGATATTCAtcatttttagtttcattgaaCTGATTACTCTTTCTGGACTTTTTGTGTCTTATTGTTATATCATCCTAGCCGTGATAAAGATCCACTCAGCTGAGGGGAGGCTCAAAGCTTTCTCCACCTGCACCTCCCACTTAACTGCTGTTGCAATTTTCCAGGGAACCCTGCTCTTCATGTATTTCCGGCCGAGTTCTTCCTACTCCTTAGATCAAGACAAAATGACCTCACTGTTTTACACCCTTGTGATTCCCATGCTTAACCCACTGATTTACAGCCTGCGGAACAAGGATGTGAAAGAGGCACTgacaaaacttaaaaacaaaaagtggtTCCATTGA
- the LOC118911095 gene encoding olfactory receptor 5W2-like, translated as MAADNCTGVTDFIFRGLSGRQDVQKGLFVLFLLVYGITVVANLGMILLVKVDPRLHSPMYDFLSNLSFCDVCYSSTVSPKMLADFLSEQKRIPYNLCAIQMYFFCAFADVECLLLAVMAYDRYVAICNPLLYTVAMPRRLCIQLVAIVYMGGLVDSAIHTCCTFRLSFCSSNIINHFFCDIPLLLALSSSDTSINEILLFVFSTCVVGLSIMTVLLSYSYILTTILRMTSAKGRRKAFSTCASHLTTVAIFHGTLLFMYFRPSSSYSMDTDKMASVFYTVVIPMLNPLIYSLRNKDVKGALKKAMSIKLSSG; from the coding sequence ATGGCTGCTGACAACTGCACTGGGGTCACTGACTTCATATTCCGGGGACTCTCTGGCAGACAGGATGTACAGAAGGGGCTCTTTGTGCTCTTCCTGCTGGTTTATGGCATAACCGTGGTTGCCAACCTAGGGATGATCCTGCTGGTCAAGGTGGACCCCAGACTCCACTCACCCATGTACGATTTCCTGAGCAATCTGTCCTTCTGTGATGTCTGCTACTCCTCCACTGTCTCTCCCAAGATGCTGGCTGATTTCTTATCTGAGCAGAAGAGGATTCCATATAACTTATGCGCCAttcaaatgtatttcttttgtgCCTTTGCAGATGTGGAATGTCTCCTGTTGGCCGTCATGGCTTATGACCGTTACGTAGCCATTTGCAACCCACTTCTTTATACAGTGGCCATGCCCAGGAGACTCTGTATCCAGCTCGTGGCCATTGTGTACATGGGAGGGTTGGTCGACTCGGCAATCCACACCTGTTGTACATTTCGATTGTCATTCTGCAGCTCCAACATCATCAACCACTTTTTCTGTGACATCCCACTCTTGCTAGCCCTCTCTTCCTCAGACACCTCCATCAATGAGATTCTTTTGTTCGTTTTCAGTACCTGTGTTGTGGGGCTCAGCATCATGACTGTCCTCCTGTCCTACAGCTACATCCTAACTACCATCCTGAGAATGACCTCAGCTAAGGGGAGACGCAAAGCCTTCTCTACGTGTGCCTCCCACTTAACCACTGTGGCCATATTCCACGGCACACTGCTGTTCATGTATTTCCGACCCAGCTCCAGTTACTCAATGGATACGGATAAAATGGCCTCTGTTTTCTACACAGTTGTCATCCCTATGCTGAACCCTCTGATCTACAGCTTGAGGAATAAGGATGTGAAAGGTGCCCTAAAAAAAGCGATGAGCATTAAATTAAGTTCTGGGTGA
- the LOC118911036 gene encoding olfactory receptor 5L1-like — protein sequence MGTENCSSVAEFLLLGLTDTPELRASLFVMFLLIYGVTVLGNLGMIALIQVSSELHTPMYFFLSHLSFVDFCYSTIIMPKMLSNIFNKDKAISFLEYMVQFYLFCTYIVADVFLLAVMAYDRFVAICNPLLYMVTMSRHLCVELVFGCYLCGMVCSLIHLCLGLQIPSYRSNVINHFFCDLLSLLSFACYEVSLNELVIYIVTTSNEIITIMIIFTSYLFILITILRMRSSQGRRKAFSTCASHFTAIAVFHGTILFMYCRPSSGNNMDTDKVTTVFYTIMIPLLNPLIYSLRNKGVKEALKKVLRSKLPFEKLLS from the coding sequence ATGGGCACGGAGAACTGCTCTTCTGTGGCAGAGTTCCTTCTTCTTGGACTAACTGACACCCCTGAGCTGAGAGCCTCTCTCTTCGTGATGTTCCTTCTGATCTATGGAGTCACAGTGTTGGGCAACCTGGGCATGATTGCACTGATTCAGGTCAGCTCAGAACTTCACactcccatgtactttttcctcagcCATTTGTCCTTTGTGGATTTTTGCTACTCCACAATCATCATGCCAAAGATGTTGTCCAATATCTTCAATAAAGACAAAGCCATCTCCTTTCTGGAATACATGGTGCAATTCTACTTATTTTGTACCTATATTGTGGCTGACGTCTTCCTGCTGgctgtgatggcctatgaccgctttGTGGCCATCTGTAACCCACTGCTGTACATGGTCACCATGTCCCGGCATCTCTGTGTGGAGCTGGTGTTTGGTTGTTACCTGTGTGGGATGGTGTGTTCTCTGATTCACTTGTGCTTAGGCCTCCAGATCCCATCCTATCGATCAAATGTGATTAACCACTTCTTTTGCGATCTACTCTCTCTCTTGTCTTTCGCTTGCTATGAAGTGTCTCTGAATGAACTGGTCATATACATTGTGACCACTAGCAATGAGATCATCACCATCATGATCATCTTCACgtcctacttgtttattctcATCACCATCCTGAGGATGCGCTCTTCCCAGGGAAGGcgcaaagccttctccacctgtgcctCCCACTTCACAGCCATTGCTGTCTTCCATGGAacaatccttttcatgtattgcCGGCCCAGTTCTGGCAACAATATGGATACTGACAAAGTGACCACTGTGTTCTACACGATCATGATTCCCCTGCTGAACCCCctgatctacagcctgaggaacaaggGTGTGAAAGAAGCCCTCAAGAAAGTGTTGAGATCAAAATTGCCTTTTGAAAAACTACTTTCTTAA